One region of Suncus etruscus isolate mSunEtr1 chromosome 5, mSunEtr1.pri.cur, whole genome shotgun sequence genomic DNA includes:
- the LOC126009059 gene encoding tetratricopeptide repeat protein 30B, protein MMAGPGGGQIPDGEFTAVVYRLIRDSRHAEAVQLLSGELQRSPSSRAGLSLLGYCYYRLQEFALAAECYEQLGHLHPELEQYRLYQAQALYKACLYPEATRVAFLLLDNPVYHNQALRLQAAIKYSEGDLPGARSLVEQLLSGEGGEESARENEADGQVNLGCLLYKEGQYEAASSKFTAALQASGYQPDLSYNLALTCYSSRLYAPALKHIADIIERGIRQHPELGVGMTTEGIDVRSVGNTLVLHQTALVEAFNLKAAIEYQLKNFEAAQEALTDMPPRAEEELDPVTLHNQALMNMDARPTEGFEKLQFLLQQNPFPPETFGNLLLLYCKYEYFDLAADVLAENAHLTYKFLTPYLYDFLDAMITCQTAPEEAFVKLDGLAGMLTEQLRALTIQVQEARHNRDDEAVKKAVNEYDEVLEKYIPVLMAQAKIYWNLENYSMVEKIFRKSVEFCNDHDVWKLNVAHVLFMQENKYKEAIGFYEPIVKKHYDNILNVSAIVLANLCVSYIMTSQNEEAEELMRKIEKEEEQLSYDDPDKKIYHLCIVNLVIGTLYCAKGNYDFGISRVIKSLEPYNKKLGTDTWYYAKRCFLSLLENMSKHTIMLRDSVIQECIQFLEHCELYGRNIPAIIEQPLEEERMHIGKNTVTYESRQLRALIYEIIGWNT, encoded by the coding sequence ATGATGGCGGGTCCTGGCGGTGGGCAGATCCCGGATGGCGAGTTCACCGCGGTCGTGTACCGCCTCATCCGGGACTCCCGGCACGCCGAGGCGGTGCAGCTGCTGAGCGGGGAGCTCCAGCGTAGCCCCAGCAGTCGCGCCGGCCTCTCGCTGCTGGGCTATTGCTACTACCGCCTGCAGGAGTTCGCGCTAGCGGCCGAGTGCTATGAGCAACTGGGGCACCTGCACCCAGAGCTGGAGCAGTACCGCCTGTACCAAGCCCAGGCGCTGTACAAGGCCTGCCTGTACCCCGAGGCCACGCGCGTCGCCTTCCTGCTCCTGGACAACCCCGTCTATCATAACCAAGCCCTGCGTCTGCAAGCCGCCATCAAGTACAGCGAGGGCGACCTGCCAGGGGCCAGGAGTCTGGTGGAGCAGCTGCTGagtggggaagggggagaggagagtgCGAGGGAGAACGAGGCCGATGGCCAGGTCAACCTGGGCTGCTTGCTCTACAAGGAGGGGCAGTATGAGGCTGCGAGTTCCAAGTTTACTGCAGCCCTGCAGGCCTCAGGCTATCAGCCTGACCTCTCCTACAACCTGGCTTTGACCTGTTACAGCAGCCGCCTGTATGCCCCAGCCTTGAAGCACATAGCTGACATCATTGAACGCGGTATCCGCCAGCACCCAGAACTCGGTGTGGGCATGACCACAGAGGGCATTGACGTTCGCAGTGTGGGCAACACCCTAGTTCTTCACCAGACAGCTCTGGTGGAAGCCTTCAACCTCAAGGCAGCCATTGAATACCAATTGAAAAACTTTGAGGCCGCCCAGGAAGCTCTCACAGACATGCCACCTCGGGCAGAAGAAGAATTGGATCCGGTGACCCTGCATAACCAGGCCCTCATGAACATGGATGCTAGGCCTACAGAAGGGTTTGAAAAGCTACAGTTCCTGCTCCAGCAGAACCCCTTCCCCCCAGAGACCTTCGGCAACCTTTTGCTGCTCTACTGTAAGTATGAGTATTTTGACCTAGCCGCCGATGTCCTGGCAGAAAATGCCCATTTGACTTATAAGTTCCTCACACCATATCTCTACGACTTCTTGGATGCCATGATCACTTGCCAGACAGCTCCTGAAGAGGCTTTTGTTAAGCTTGATGGGCTGGCAGGGATGCTGACTGAACAGCTTCGGGCACTCACCATACAAGTACAGGAAGcaagacacaatagagatgatgaaGCTGTCAAGAAGGCTGTGAATGAATATGATGAGGTTCTTGAGAAGTATATTCCCGTGTTAATGGCCCAAGCCAAAATCTACTGGAACTTAGAAAATTACTCAATGGTGGAAAAGATCTTCCGCAAATCCGTAGAATTCTGTAACGACCACGATGTGTGGAAGTTGAATGTGGCTCATGTTCTGTTCATGCAGGAGAACAAATACAAAGAAGCGATTGGTTTTTATGAGCCCATAGTCAAGAAGCATTATGATAACATCCTGAATGTCAGTGCTATTGTGCTGGCTAACCTCTGTGTTTCTTACATTATGACAAGTCAAAATGAAGAAGCCGAGGAGCTGATGAGAAAGATTGAAAAGGAGGAAGAGCAGCTCTCCTATGATGATCCTGATAAAAAGATCTACCACCTCTGCATTGTGAATCTGGTGATCGGGACACTTTATTGTGCCAAAGGGAATTACGACTTTGGTATTTCTCGGGTCATCAAGAGCTTAGAAccttataataaaaaattgggAACTGATACCTGGTATTATGCTAAAAGATGTTTCCTGTCCTTACTAGAAAATATGTCAAAACATACAATCATGCTCCGTGACAGTGTCATTCAAGAATGCATTCAATTTCTTGAACACTGTGAACTCTATGGTAGAAACATACCTGCCATTATTGAACAACctctggaagaagaaagaatgcaTATTGGAAAGAATACAGTCACATATGAGTCCAGACAGTTAAGAGCCTTGATTTATGAAATTATAGGGTGGAATACATAG